TTGCTGCCGAACAGCAAGGTGTCGCTGCCGCCGCCGCCATCGATGCGCTGCACGCCGTCACGCCAGCTGATGATGTCGTTGCCGGCCCCGCCGCGCACCACGTCGGCGCCACCGGCGCCGTCGAGGGTGTCGTTGCCGGTACCGCCGATGATGCGCTCGGCGGCGCTGCTGCCGCTCAAGGTATCGTCACCGTCACCGCCGTTCTGATCGGTGAGGTTGGTGTAGTCGCGACCGAACACCACGTAGCTCGAACCGGACGCGGAACTGTGGAAGTCGGTGCGCGGTGCACTGATCATGAGATCGTCGTAGCCATCGCCGTTGACGTCGCCGGCCGCGCTGACGCGGGTGCCGCTGTAGTCGGCCTCGGCCGCGCCTTCGAATCGCCAGCCGCTGAGGCCGGTGAGCGTGGCCAGCGAGACCGTGCTGGCGAAACCGGCGTTGCTGCCGAACAGGAGATAGGTGGTACCCGAGCTCTCGCCGTGGGGATCGGCGCCGCGCGAGCTGACCAAGAGGTCGTCGAAGCCGTCGCCGTTGACGTCGCCGGCGGCGCTGACCGCGCTGCCACTGGCATCGGCTGCCGCGGCGCCGTCGAGACGAAACCCGTTGGTGCCGTTCAGCGCGCCGAGCGAGAGCGTCGCACCGAAGCCTTCGGTCGTGCCGAACACCACGTAGCTCGAGCCCGATATATTGCCGTTCGGATCGGCGCCGTTGGCGCCGACGATGAGGTCGCCGATGCCGTCGCCATTGACGTCGCCGGCCGCGCTCAAGGCGATGCCCGCGTAATCGCCGGATGCCACGCCGTCGAGACGGAAGCCATTGCTGCCCGTCAGGCTGCCGAGCCCGAGATGGTCGGTGAAGCCGGAGGCTTTGCCGAACACCACGTAGGCCGCGCCCGCGACGTCGCCGAGCGCGTCGGCGAAGCGCGCGCGCACCACCACGTCGTCAAAACCGTCGCCGTTCAGATCGCCGGCGCCGCTCACCACCGCGCCGCTGCCGTGGGAGGCGGCGATGCCATCGATGCGGAAACCGTTGGGGCCCGTCAGATCGGCGAGGCTCACGATATCGGTGAAGCCAGAAGCGGCACCGAACACCACGTAGCTCGAGCCGCTGTCCGCGCCATCGTTGTCGGCACTGTTGGCGCCGATGATCAGATCGCCGAAACCATCGCCATTGACATCGCCGGCAGCGCTGACGCTGATGCCGGCGTTGTCACCGGCCGCGACGCCATCGAGGCGCAGGCCGCTGCTGGCAGCGGCCAGGGTGCTGACATCGACATCCGCCGCGAAGGTGTTCTTGCCGTACACCACGTAGCTGGCGCCCGACGCGGCACCACCGCCGGTAAAGCCCGACGCCCCGATCACGAGATCGGCGAGACCGTCGCCGTTGAAATCGCCGGCGCCGCTGGCCGACACCGCGAACTGGTCGCTGCCCGCAATGCCGGCGATACGAAAACCGTCGGTGCCGTCCAGGGTGTCGAGCGCGATGCTGGCGGCGAAGCCGCTATCGGCGCCGAACACCACGTAGGCCGCGCCTTTCGCGACACCGCCCACGTCCGCCACGGTCGAAGCCACCAGCACGTCGGCGAGCCCGTCACCATTGATGTCGCCGATGCCGCTGATGGCATAGCCCATCTGGTCGCCGGCCACCGCGCCGTCCAGGCGAAAACCCGTGCTGCCATCCAAGGATTCGAGCGCTATCGCACCGCCGATGAAACGGGTCGCCGCCGCTTCGACCTGCAAGGTGGCGCCGGCCAGGGTGTATTGCGTATAGGTCACGCTGTCGATGGTGGTATCAGCGCCCGCCACCCACGCGCCGCTCACGCTCACGGTGTCGGCGGCATCGCCGCGGATGCGCAGCGTACCGCTGTCGGACAGGGTCGCCACGCGGTTGCCGTCGAGGAACAGCGAACTGACGCCGCTGCCGCGGGCATCCAGCACCTCGATATTGCTGGCATTGGCGATGTCGCTGGTATTCAGCAGCAGGCCGCTGCCGTTGAACAGCAAGGTGTCGTTGCCGGTGCCGCCATCCTGGGTCACGTCGCTCGCGTCATGCACGAGCACATCGTCGCCGCCCGCGCCACGCACGCTGTCGGCGCCCGCGCCGCCGTCGAGTTGATTGGCGGCGCTGTTGCCGGTGAGCGTGTTCGCGGATGAGTTGCCGGTGCCGTTGATGGCGCTGCTGCCGCTCAGGGTCAGGTGTTCCTGCTGCGCGCCGAGCGTGTAGGTGACACTGCTGTTGACGGTATCGGTGCCGGCATCGCTGCGCGCGGTGTCGATCTCGGTCGAGACATCGATGAAATAGCTGTCGTCGCCGGTAAGGCCGATCAGTACGTCGGTGCCAAGCCCGCCGATCAGCACGTCGTTGCCGGCGCCGCCGATCACGGTGTCGTTGCCGGCGCCGCCCTCCACGCGATCGTCGCCGCCACCGCCGTCGATGCGATCGTTGCCGAGGCCACCGATGAGCCTGTCCGCACCGGTGCCGGTGCCACCCAGCAGCACGTCGTCGCCAGCGCCGCCATCGAGCCGGTCATCGCCAGCGCCGCCGTCGAGCTTGTCGTTGCCGAGGCCGCCGAGCATGGTCGTGTCATTGCCGAGGCCACCCAGCAGCACGTCGTTGCCGGCGCCACCATCGAACTTGTCATTGCCGACACCGCCGTCGAGCTTGTCGTTGCCGAGGCCGCCGAGCAGGACGTCATTGCCGGCGCCGCCCAACAGCACGTCGTTGCCGGCGCCACCGTCGAGCTTGTCGTTGTCGAGGCCACCGTCGAGCTTGTCGTTGTCGAGGCCGCCGAGCAGGACATCGATGCCGGCGCGCCCAACAGCAGGTCGTTGCCGGCGCCACCATCGAGCTTGTCGTTGCCGACACCGCCGTCGAGCCTGTCGTTGCCGAGGCCACCGCTCAGGCGATCATTGCCGGCCAGGCCCAACAGGGTGTCGGCGCTTGCGCTGCCGACCAGCGTGTCGTTCTTGGTGGTGCCTTTTTTCGTTGCCATGACGCTCGCCCTCAGCCTGCTGTACTTCCCAGGCCCCGGAATCTATCCGTTCGGCGCGCGGGCAACCAGACTTGCTCCACACACTGAGACCTCGGTAACAATTCTCAACACGGTGCGGGGCAGGCCGGCCGCGATCGCAAAAAAACGTGGAGCGCACGGCCGGCGGGAACTCGGCGCGCGGGCGTGCGATGATCGCCGCCCTGACTGTCGCCCGGCGCCTGCGCCCCGCCGCGCGCATGGCTCGTTTCCCGCGCGAGGTCCCGTCCCTGCATGCTGTTTTCCGAGTTGAAACTGCCCGCTGCCCTGGCCCAGGGTGTGCGCGATGTCGGTTACATCGACATGACGCCGGTGCAGGCCGCCTGCCTGCCGACCATCCTCGCCGCCGGCGACGTGATCGCCGAGGCCCATACCGGCAGTGGCAAGACCGCGGCGTTTGCGCTGGGCTTGCTGGCCGCGCTCGAAACGTCCATCAGCACCGTGCAGGGCCTGGTGCTGTGCCCGACCCGCGAGCTCGCCGACCAGGTCAGCCGCGAGATCCGCCGTCTCGCGCGCGCCATCCCCAATGTCAAGGTGCTGACCCTGTGCGGCGGTGTGCCGCTGCGCCCGCAGCTGGCGTCCTTGACGCATCTGCCGCACATCGTGGTGGGCACGCCGGGCCGCATCCAGGAGCTGATCGAAAAGCAGGTGCTGCCGCTCGACGGCGTCAAGGTGCTGGTGCTCGATGAAGCCGATCGCATGCTCGACATGGGCTTTGCCGACGCCATGGAATGGGTCGTGGGCTCGGTGCCGCGCGCGCGCCAGACCTTGTTGTTCTCCGCCACCATCGGCGATGACATTCGCGCCGTGAGCCGGCGCCTGCAGCGCGAGCCACTGGATGTGCGCATCGAAGACGACGCCGCGCGTCCGGAAATCGAACAGCGCTTCTTCAAGGTCGAAGCCGACCACAAGCCGGCCGCACTGCGCGCGCTGTTGCTGGAGCTCAGGCCCGAATCGGCGGTGGTGTTCTGCAATACGCGCCACGAAGTGCGCAGTGTCGAACGCCATCTCGTCGAGCACGGCTTTGCGGCGCTGGCCCTGCACGGTGAGCTCGAGCAACGTGAGCGTGAAGAAATGCTGGTGCGCTTCGCCAATCGCAGCTGCACGGTGCTGGTGGCGTCCGACGTCGCCGCGCGCGGACTCGACATCGCCGAACTCGCGCTGGTGGTCAATTACGAACTGGCTGCCGATGCCGACACGCACCTGCATCGCATCGGTCGTACCGGCCGCGCCGGACGCCGCGGTCTCGCGCTCAACCTGTGTGCGAGCCGCGAGCAGGGACGTCTGCGCGCCATCGCCGAGGCTGGCGACGAGCCCCTGCACTGGGCCGAACTGCCGCGCGCCAGCGGCCAGGCGTCGCCCGCGCCGTTCGTGACGCTGGTGGTCGATGCCGGCCGCCAGGACAAGCTGCGGCCCGGCGATGTGCTCGGCGCCTTGACCGGCGGCGCCGGCCTGTCGGCCGACGAGGTCGGCAAGATAGACGTGTTCGCCACGCGCAGCTACGTGGCGATCGCGCGCGATGCGGTGGAGCGCGCGCGGCGCGGACTGCGCGCCGGCAAGATCAAGGGCCGCAATTTCCGCGTGCGTGAACTCGCCTTGTGAGCGCCGCCTTCGAGCAACTCGGTCTCCACGCCGCCGCACTGCGCGCGCTTGCCGCGCGTGGCTACGCGAGGCCGACCGCGGTGCAGTGCGCGGCCATTCCGGCGGTGCTGGCCGGTCGCGACGTGTGGGCCCAGGCCCAGACCGGCTCGGGCAAGACCGCGGCCTTCGCCCTGCCCATCCTGCAGCGCTGCGCGCAGTTGCCCCCCGGCGCCGCCCTGCAGGCACTGGTGCTGGTGCCCACCCGCGAACTCGCGCAGCAGGTGGCGACGGTGTGCGCGGACTTCGCCCGCCACGCGACGCGTGACTTGAAAGTGGTCGCGGCCTTCGGCGGCGTGTCCATCAATCCGCAGATGATGGCGCTGCGCGGCGGCGCCGACCTGCTGGTGGCAACCCCAGGACGACTGCTCGATCTCGTCGACCACAATGCCGTGCGTCTGCATGACGTGCACACCCTGGTGCTGGACGAAGCCGATCGCCTGTTCGACCTCGGGTTTGCCGAGGAATTGACGCGCGTGCTCGAACACCTGCCGGCGCGGCGCCAGAACCTGTTGTTCTCGGCGACCTTCCCCGAGGCGGTGCACGCGCTGGCCGCGCGGCTGCTGCATGCGCCGCTGCGCATCGACGTGCCGGACAGCGGCGACACCACGCCGCGCATCACGCAGCGCGCCATCGCCGTCGATCGCGCACGGCGCACCGCGCTGCTGCGCCATCTCATCGCCAGCGAAGGCTGGCAGCGCACGCTGGTGTTCACCGCCACCCGTTACAGTACCGAGCACGTGGCCGACAAGCTGCGACGCGCCGGTCTCAACGCCGCCGCCCTGCATGGCGAACTCGGCCAGGGCGCGCGCGCGCAGGCGCTGGAAGATTTCAAGCGCGGACGCGTGAACGTGCTGGTCGCGACCGATCTCGCGGCGCGCGGCATCGACATCGTCGAGCTGCCGGCGGTGGTCAATTACGATCTGCCGCGCTCCACCGACGATTACCTGCATCGCATCGGCCGCACCGGCCGCGCCGGCGCCAGCGGCGTGGCGGTGAGCCTGGTGTCGGCCGACAACGCCGCGCATTTCGCCCTGATAGAAAAGCGCCACGCCTTGCAGCTGCCGCGCGAAATCATCGCCGGCTTCGAACCGACCGACAGCCCGCCGCCGGCAACGCCGGGCAGCGGCGGCATCAAGGGCAAGCGGCGCAGCAAGAAGGACAAGCTGCGCGAAGCGGCGGCGCACGCGGGTCAGGATGAAACGGAATCAGCGCGGCCCTTCGTCTGGCCCAAGCCGCCACGCCCCCTGTAGGTGCGAATTCATTCGCACATTCGGTTGCCAGGCAAGCGCATGGCCGCGCGATTCGATGTGCGAATGAATTCGCACCTACAGGGCCCTGCTGCCAGGACGCCCGGGCTGCGCCGCTTGCGGCGCGCGGGGCCCGCTCTTATCTTTGCTCTTCATCTCCATTCACAACCGCCCAGGCGCCGAGGAAACGACGATGGAAGTAGGTTTGCAATTCATCTTTCAGAACACCCACGCCGGCTTGTCCGATGCCGACATGATGCGCAAGGAAACCGAGGTCGCGCTGCTGGCCGAGGAAGTGGGCATGGATTTCGTGCTGCTGCCCGAGCATCACTTCGACCCGGCTTACTCGATGATGCCTGACAACATGCAATGGCTGGCCTACATCGCCGGCCGCACTCAACGCATGAAGATCGGTACCGGCGCCATCATCCTGCCCTGGCACGAGAACCCGACGCGTGTCGCCGAGAAGATCACGCTGTTGCAGATCCTGCTCGGCGATCGCTTCATCCTCGGTTTCGGTCGCGGCCTCGCCAAGGAGGAGTACCGCGCCTTCGGTATCGACATGGGCACCTCGCGCGAGCGCTTCGACCAGGCCGCCGAAATCATTCTCGACATCCTCGATACCGGCGTCGCCGAATACGACACGCCGTTCTTCAAGCAGTCACGCACTCACGTCACGCCCAAGCCCGAACATGGCTATCGCGATCGTGAATTCCTGTCGGTGGCGATGACGCCGGAATCGGGCGTGGCGGCGGCCAACCTCGGCGCCACCATGATGTCCTTCGTGCAGCTGCCGTGGGCGCAGCATCACGCCGCGGTGGAAGCCTGGCGCGCGCGCTTTCGCGACGTGCATCCGAACAAGCCGCTGGGCGCGCCGGCGTTCTCCGACTTCACCTATTGCCACGAAGATCCCAAGGTCGCCGAACAGGTCGCGCGCCAGTACCTGTCGAAGTACTACGCGAGCGTCATTCGCCATTACGACTTCGATGGCTCGCACTGGGGCGAGACCAAGGGCTATGGCGCCTACCAGGCCGGCGCCGCCGCCATCAAGGAAGTGGGCCTGGACGCAGCCTGCGAAGCGTTCGTGCAGAGCCAGGCCTGGGGCACGCCCGAGCAGATCGTCGAGAAGTGGGCCAAGCGTGTCGAAATGACCGGCGAGCTCAGGCCCGCCATGGCGGTGTCCTATGCCGGCATGCCGTTCGACATGGTCAAGGACAGCCTGCGCCTGATCGGCGCCAAGGTCGCGCCGCAGTTGCGCAAATTGGGCGGGCAACGCAAGGCGGCGTAGAGCGAGAGAGCCGGGCACCAGCCGCATGCGGGTCAGACTCAGTCGTGCTTTGAATTGACTGGTGCTCCGGCCACGAAGGTCAGACTGGAGTCTGACCCACACGCTATGCTCAGGCCACCTTGCGGCGCTTGAGCCCCACCATCCCGCACAGCGCCGAACCGAACATCCATACCGCCGCCGGCACCGGCACCGGCGCAGCGGTCAGTTCCATCAGGCGGTCATTGCCGCTGGACGGGTGCTGGATGTTGACCCAGGCGCGGTTGGGGTTCTGCGGGTCGAAATAAAGGCCCGTGAACTCCGAACCCTGCACGCCGTTCGACGCCCAACGCGCCAGGCCTTCACCGGCGTCGGCGAGATCGCCATCGTGGTTGATGTCCTTGGCGAACCAGATATCGTCGTCGACGCCGCCGTTGCGGTCTTCGATGATGTAGATGTTGCCT
This window of the Pseudomonadota bacterium genome carries:
- the dbpA gene encoding ATP-dependent RNA helicase DbpA codes for the protein MLFSELKLPAALAQGVRDVGYIDMTPVQAACLPTILAAGDVIAEAHTGSGKTAAFALGLLAALETSISTVQGLVLCPTRELADQVSREIRRLARAIPNVKVLTLCGGVPLRPQLASLTHLPHIVVGTPGRIQELIEKQVLPLDGVKVLVLDEADRMLDMGFADAMEWVVGSVPRARQTLLFSATIGDDIRAVSRRLQREPLDVRIEDDAARPEIEQRFFKVEADHKPAALRALLLELRPESAVVFCNTRHEVRSVERHLVEHGFAALALHGELEQREREEMLVRFANRSCTVLVASDVAARGLDIAELALVVNYELAADADTHLHRIGRTGRAGRRGLALNLCASREQGRLRAIAEAGDEPLHWAELPRASGQASPAPFVTLVVDAGRQDKLRPGDVLGALTGGAGLSADEVGKIDVFATRSYVAIARDAVERARRGLRAGKIKGRNFRVRELAL
- a CDS encoding DEAD/DEAH box helicase, which translates into the protein MSAAFEQLGLHAAALRALAARGYARPTAVQCAAIPAVLAGRDVWAQAQTGSGKTAAFALPILQRCAQLPPGAALQALVLVPTRELAQQVATVCADFARHATRDLKVVAAFGGVSINPQMMALRGGADLLVATPGRLLDLVDHNAVRLHDVHTLVLDEADRLFDLGFAEELTRVLEHLPARRQNLLFSATFPEAVHALAARLLHAPLRIDVPDSGDTTPRITQRAIAVDRARRTALLRHLIASEGWQRTLVFTATRYSTEHVADKLRRAGLNAAALHGELGQGARAQALEDFKRGRVNVLVATDLAARGIDIVELPAVVNYDLPRSTDDYLHRIGRTGRAGASGVAVSLVSADNAAHFALIEKRHALQLPREIIAGFEPTDSPPPATPGSGGIKGKRRSKKDKLREAAAHAGQDETESARPFVWPKPPRPL
- a CDS encoding LLM class flavin-dependent oxidoreductase yields the protein MEVGLQFIFQNTHAGLSDADMMRKETEVALLAEEVGMDFVLLPEHHFDPAYSMMPDNMQWLAYIAGRTQRMKIGTGAIILPWHENPTRVAEKITLLQILLGDRFILGFGRGLAKEEYRAFGIDMGTSRERFDQAAEIILDILDTGVAEYDTPFFKQSRTHVTPKPEHGYRDREFLSVAMTPESGVAAANLGATMMSFVQLPWAQHHAAVEAWRARFRDVHPNKPLGAPAFSDFTYCHEDPKVAEQVARQYLSKYYASVIRHYDFDGSHWGETKGYGAYQAGAAAIKEVGLDAACEAFVQSQAWGTPEQIVEKWAKRVEMTGELRPAMAVSYAGMPFDMVKDSLRLIGAKVAPQLRKLGGQRKAA